A stretch of Pseudomonas sp. LRP2-20 DNA encodes these proteins:
- a CDS encoding SpoVR family protein, whose product MTARAQRRQPISTGSEWTFELIQTYDREISRLAERYALDTYPNQIEVITAEQMMDAYASVGMPLGYHHWSYGKQFLSTEKSYSRGQMGLAYEIVINSDPCIAYLMEENTMCMQALVIAHACYGHNSFFKGNYLFRTWTDATSIIDYLVFAKQYIAQCEERHGIDAVEDLIDSCHALMNYGVDRYKRPYPISAEEERRRQKDREEHLQRQINDLWRTIPKSADKGGERDDARFPSEPQENILYFIEKNAPLLEPWQREVVRIVRKIAQYFYPQRQTQVMNEGWATFWHYTLMNDLYDEGLITEGFMMEFLQSHTSVVFQPGFDSPYYSGINPYALGFAMYTDIRRMCENPTEEDRRWFPDIAGSDWLSTIKFAMSSFKDESFILQYLSPKVIRDLKLFSILDDDQRDDLLVPAIHDEAGYRIIREQLAAQYNLGNREPNVQIWSIDRRGDRSLTLRHQQHNRKPLGDSTEEVLKHLHRLWGFDIHLETVQGDQVVKTHHMPPRGEHAESGDYGRMDLAVIHHL is encoded by the coding sequence ATGACCGCCAGAGCACAGAGACGCCAACCCATTTCCACCGGGTCCGAGTGGACGTTCGAGCTGATCCAGACCTACGACCGGGAAATCAGCCGGCTGGCCGAGCGTTACGCCCTGGACACCTACCCCAACCAGATCGAGGTGATCACCGCCGAGCAGATGATGGATGCCTACGCCTCCGTCGGCATGCCGTTGGGCTATCACCACTGGTCCTACGGCAAGCAGTTCCTCAGCACCGAGAAGTCCTACAGCCGGGGGCAGATGGGCCTTGCCTACGAGATCGTGATCAACTCCGACCCGTGCATCGCCTACCTGATGGAAGAGAACACCATGTGCATGCAGGCACTGGTGATCGCCCATGCCTGCTATGGCCACAACAGCTTCTTCAAGGGCAACTACCTGTTCCGCACCTGGACCGACGCCACGTCGATCATCGACTACCTGGTTTTCGCCAAGCAGTACATCGCCCAGTGCGAGGAGCGCCACGGCATCGATGCCGTGGAAGACCTGATCGACTCCTGCCACGCGCTGATGAACTACGGCGTCGATCGCTACAAGCGCCCCTATCCGATCTCTGCCGAAGAAGAACGGCGGCGCCAGAAGGACCGCGAAGAGCACCTGCAGCGGCAGATCAACGACCTGTGGCGCACCATTCCCAAGAGTGCCGATAAAGGTGGTGAGCGCGACGATGCGCGCTTCCCTTCCGAGCCGCAGGAAAACATCCTTTACTTCATCGAGAAGAATGCCCCGCTGCTCGAACCCTGGCAGCGCGAAGTCGTGCGCATCGTGCGCAAGATCGCCCAGTACTTCTACCCACAACGCCAGACCCAGGTGATGAACGAAGGTTGGGCGACCTTCTGGCACTACACCCTGATGAACGACCTGTACGACGAAGGCCTGATCACTGAAGGCTTCATGATGGAGTTCCTGCAGTCGCACACCAGCGTGGTATTCCAGCCCGGTTTCGACAGCCCGTACTACAGCGGCATCAACCCGTACGCGCTGGGCTTTGCCATGTACACCGACATCCGCCGCATGTGCGAAAACCCTACCGAGGAGGATCGCCGCTGGTTCCCCGACATTGCTGGCAGCGACTGGCTTTCTACCATCAAGTTCGCCATGAGCAGCTTCAAGGACGAGAGTTTCATCCTGCAGTACCTGTCACCCAAGGTGATCCGTGACCTGAAGCTGTTCAGCATCCTCGATGACGACCAGCGCGACGACCTGCTGGTACCGGCCATCCATGACGAGGCCGGTTACCGGATCATTCGTGAACAACTGGCTGCCCAGTACAACCTCGGCAACCGCGAACCCAACGTGCAGATCTGGAGCATCGACCGCCGTGGTGACCGCTCGCTGACCCTGCGTCACCAGCAGCACAACCGCAAACCGCTGGGCGACTCCACCGAGGAAGTGCTCAAGCACCTGCACCGCCTGTGGGGCTTCGATATCCACCTGGAGACCGTACAGGGCGACCAGGTGGTCAAGACCCATCACATGCCGCCGCGTGGGGAGCATGCCGAGAGCGGCGACTACGGGCGCATGGACCTCGCCGTCATCCACCACCTCTGA
- a CDS encoding multifunctional CCA addition/repair protein encodes MHIYKVGGAVRDRLLGRPVSDIDWLVVGATVEDMHAQGYRPVGADFPVFLHPKTGEEYALARTERKSGRGYGGFTFHASPDVTLEQDLIRRDLTINAMAEDEQGTVHDPYHGQADLEQRILRHVSPAFAEDPLRVLRVARFAARYAPLGFQVADETMTLMRQIAKSGELQALTAERSWKEIERALMESQPQVFIQVLREADALTELMPELEHGVITLEALQRAAEHQQPLAVRWACLLRGLEPAAIKALNQRFKAPRECQELAVLVGEFAGQADDALQLTPGKLLEMLQKFDVYRRPQRFEDFIATCEMAACESYPQGDYLRGAAAAARAVDVKPLVEAGLTGQGLGEALKGERLKALEAYKLG; translated from the coding sequence ATGCACATCTACAAAGTCGGCGGCGCGGTACGCGACCGTCTGCTCGGGCGCCCGGTCAGCGATATCGACTGGCTGGTGGTCGGCGCCACGGTCGAAGACATGCACGCCCAGGGCTATCGCCCGGTCGGCGCTGATTTTCCGGTTTTCCTGCACCCGAAGACGGGCGAGGAATATGCCCTGGCGCGCACCGAGCGCAAGAGTGGACGCGGTTATGGCGGGTTCACCTTTCACGCAAGCCCCGACGTAACGCTGGAACAAGACCTGATCCGCCGCGACCTGACCATCAATGCCATGGCCGAGGACGAACAGGGCACAGTCCATGACCCCTACCACGGCCAGGCCGATCTTGAACAACGCATCCTGCGCCATGTTTCCCCGGCGTTCGCCGAAGATCCCCTGCGTGTACTGCGCGTTGCCCGTTTTGCTGCGCGCTATGCCCCCCTCGGGTTCCAGGTTGCCGATGAAACAATGACGCTGATGCGCCAGATCGCCAAATCGGGCGAACTGCAGGCGCTGACCGCCGAGCGCAGTTGGAAGGAGATCGAGCGGGCGCTGATGGAAAGCCAGCCGCAGGTGTTCATCCAGGTGCTGCGCGAAGCTGACGCCCTGACGGAGCTAATGCCGGAGCTGGAGCATGGCGTGATTACGCTGGAGGCACTGCAGCGGGCAGCGGAGCACCAGCAACCACTGGCAGTACGCTGGGCGTGCTTGTTGCGCGGGCTGGAGCCGGCGGCGATCAAAGCGCTCAATCAGCGCTTCAAGGCACCGCGTGAATGCCAGGAACTGGCCGTGCTGGTGGGTGAATTTGCCGGGCAAGCCGATGACGCTTTGCAACTAACGCCGGGAAAATTGCTGGAAATGCTGCAGAAATTCGACGTCTATCGGCGACCGCAGCGCTTCGAGGATTTCATTGCGACGTGTGAGATGGCCGCCTGTGAAAGTTATCCACAGGGCGATTATCTGCGTGGAGCTGCGGCGGCAGCCCGGGCGGTGGATGTGAAGCCACTGGTGGAAGCGGGTTTGACCGGGCAAGGTCTGGGCGAGGCGCTCAAGGGTGAGCGACTCAAAGCACTAGAGGCTTACAAGCTGGGCTGA
- the folK gene encoding 2-amino-4-hydroxy-6-hydroxymethyldihydropteridine diphosphokinase has protein sequence MSLSTVYLGLGSNIDRHQHLCAGLDALAAILSDMQCSPAFESQAVGIKSGPFINFVVTGKTDLPLMELDRRLKFIEADNGRYAPDRKGLPLDIDVLMYDDLHGTFDGLVLPRAEILKNAFVLWPLSLLAPELIHPGAEKSMAQLWQEAQIDQVLAPVAFQWRGLQLTPA, from the coding sequence ATGTCTCTGAGCACGGTTTATCTGGGCCTTGGCAGCAACATCGATCGCCACCAGCACCTGTGTGCGGGGCTTGATGCATTGGCGGCCATTCTCAGCGACATGCAATGTTCACCGGCGTTCGAGAGCCAGGCGGTGGGGATCAAGAGTGGGCCGTTCATCAACTTCGTGGTCACCGGCAAGACCGATCTGCCACTGATGGAGCTGGATCGCCGGCTCAAGTTCATCGAGGCCGACAATGGCCGCTATGCACCGGATCGCAAGGGCTTGCCGCTGGATATCGATGTACTCATGTATGACGATCTGCACGGCACGTTCGATGGGCTGGTGCTGCCGCGGGCGGAGATCCTGAAGAATGCCTTCGTGCTGTGGCCGTTGTCGCTGCTGGCGCCGGAGCTGATCCACCCAGGGGCGGAGAAAAGCATGGCGCAGTTGTGGCAGGAGGCGCAGATCGACCAGGTTCTGGCGCCGGTCGCATTCCAATGGCGTGGGTTGCAGCTGACTCCGGCGTAA
- the folB gene encoding dihydroneopterin aldolase — MDRVFIEGLEVDTVIGAYDWERDIRQCLRLDLSFAWDNRPAAAGDDLNLALDYASVSARVQAFAEQARFELVETFAERLVATLMEEFHIPWVRLKLTKPGAVPAARGGVGVEIERGCL, encoded by the coding sequence TTGGACAGAGTGTTCATCGAAGGCCTGGAAGTCGATACCGTCATCGGTGCCTATGACTGGGAACGGGATATTCGCCAGTGCCTGCGCCTGGACCTGAGTTTCGCCTGGGACAACCGCCCGGCGGCGGCCGGCGATGATCTGAACCTGGCGCTGGACTATGCCAGTGTTTCGGCGCGGGTCCAGGCCTTTGCCGAGCAGGCGCGCTTCGAACTGGTGGAAACCTTTGCCGAGCGCCTGGTGGCGACCTTGATGGAAGAATTCCACATTCCCTGGGTGCGGCTGAAGCTGACCAAGCCGGGCGCCGTTCCTGCCGCGCGTGGCGGTGTTGGCGTGGAGATCGAGCGCGGATGTCTCTGA
- the plsY gene encoding glycerol-3-phosphate 1-O-acyltransferase PlsY, whose product MFWLLALLAYLLGSLSFAIVLSRLSGSPDPRSSGSGNAGATNMLRLAGRKLAILTLLGDLCKGLLPVLLARAAGLGLQEQAWVGVCAVLGHLFPLYFRFRGGKGVATAAGMLMGLYFPAALLALGAWLLTFYLTRTSSLAALVATPLTLPLLAWREPEALLPIAVLTVMIVWRHRNNLRDLFAGRERHF is encoded by the coding sequence ATGTTTTGGTTATTGGCGCTGCTCGCCTACCTGCTCGGCTCGCTGTCCTTCGCCATCGTCCTCAGCCGCCTTTCAGGCAGCCCGGACCCGCGTTCCAGCGGTTCGGGCAATGCTGGCGCCACCAACATGCTACGCCTGGCGGGCCGTAAACTGGCGATCCTGACCCTGCTGGGCGACCTGTGCAAGGGCCTGTTGCCGGTTTTGCTCGCCCGTGCTGCCGGCCTTGGTCTGCAGGAGCAGGCCTGGGTCGGCGTGTGCGCAGTGCTCGGTCACCTGTTCCCGCTGTATTTCCGCTTTCGCGGCGGCAAGGGTGTCGCCACCGCCGCCGGCATGCTCATGGGCCTGTATTTCCCGGCCGCATTGCTGGCCCTCGGCGCCTGGCTACTGACTTTCTACCTCACCCGCACCAGCTCCCTGGCGGCGCTTGTCGCGACCCCGCTGACCTTGCCATTGCTGGCCTGGCGCGAGCCGGAGGCGCTGCTGCCAATCGCCGTGCTCACGGTGATGATCGTCTGGCGCCACCGCAACAATCTGCGCGATTTGTTTGCCGGGCGCGAAAGGCATTTCTGA
- the tsaD gene encoding tRNA (adenosine(37)-N6)-threonylcarbamoyltransferase complex transferase subunit TsaD has product MLVLGLETSCDETGVALYDSERGLLADALFSQIDLHRVFGGVVPELASRDHVKRMLPLIRQVLEEAGCVATEIDAIAYTAGPGLVGALLVGASCAQALAFAWDIPAIGVHHMEGHLLAPMLEENPPEFPFVALLVSGGHTQLVRVDGIGQYELLGESLDDAAGEAFDKTAKLIGLNYPGGPEIARLAEQGVPGRFVFPRPMTDRPGLEFSFSGLKTFALNTWQQCKNAGDDSEQTRCDLSLAFQQAVVETLTIKCKRALKQTGLKRLVIAGGVSANKALRASLEDMLAGLKGNVYYARPQFCTDNGAMIAYAGCQRLLAGQQQDLAISVQARWPMEQLPPV; this is encoded by the coding sequence ATGCTAGTACTGGGATTGGAAACATCCTGCGACGAAACCGGCGTCGCATTATACGACAGCGAACGCGGTTTGTTAGCCGACGCGCTGTTCAGTCAGATCGACCTGCACCGCGTATTCGGTGGCGTGGTGCCCGAGCTCGCCTCGCGTGACCACGTCAAGCGCATGCTGCCGCTCATCCGCCAGGTGCTGGAGGAGGCCGGCTGCGTGGCCACCGAGATCGATGCCATCGCCTACACGGCGGGCCCTGGCCTGGTCGGTGCGCTTTTGGTCGGTGCCTCGTGCGCCCAGGCCCTGGCTTTCGCCTGGGATATTCCGGCGATCGGTGTGCACCATATGGAAGGCCACCTGCTGGCACCGATGCTGGAGGAAAACCCGCCCGAGTTCCCGTTCGTCGCTTTGTTGGTTTCCGGCGGCCATACCCAGCTGGTGCGGGTAGATGGCATCGGCCAATACGAGCTGTTGGGCGAGAGCCTCGACGATGCTGCCGGCGAAGCGTTCGACAAGACCGCCAAACTTATCGGCCTCAATTACCCAGGTGGCCCGGAAATCGCGCGCCTGGCCGAGCAGGGTGTGCCTGGGCGGTTCGTCTTCCCGCGGCCGATGACTGATCGGCCGGGTCTGGAGTTCAGCTTCAGCGGCCTCAAGACCTTCGCCCTGAATACCTGGCAGCAATGCAAGAATGCTGGCGACGACAGCGAGCAAACCCGTTGCGACCTGTCGCTGGCATTCCAGCAGGCGGTGGTGGAGACTCTGACCATCAAATGCAAGCGGGCCCTCAAGCAGACCGGCCTCAAGCGCCTGGTCATCGCCGGTGGCGTGAGTGCCAACAAGGCGTTGCGTGCCTCGCTGGAAGACATGCTGGCCGGTCTCAAGGGTAACGTGTACTACGCGCGTCCGCAGTTCTGCACTGACAACGGCGCGATGATCGCCTATGCCGGTTGCCAGCGCCTGTTGGCCGGGCAGCAGCAGGACCTGGCGATCAGCGTGCAGGCACGCTGGCCGATGGAGCAGTTGCCGCCGGTGTGA
- the rpsU gene encoding 30S ribosomal protein S21, with the protein MPAVKVKENEPFDVALRRFKRSCEKAGVLAEVRSREFYEKPTAERKRKAAAAVKRHAKKVQREQRRAVRLY; encoded by the coding sequence ATGCCAGCCGTCAAAGTTAAAGAGAACGAACCCTTCGACGTAGCTCTGCGTCGTTTCAAGCGCTCCTGCGAAAAAGCCGGTGTACTGGCTGAAGTTCGTAGCCGCGAGTTTTACGAGAAGCCGACCGCCGAGCGTAAGCGCAAAGCAGCTGCTGCTGTTAAGCGTCACGCCAAGAAAGTTCAGCGCGAACAGCGCCGCGCCGTTCGTCTGTACTAA